The genome window TCTGATTGGACATATATTTTGTTCTATTATAGAGAAGAAATTATTTGACCTCAACTGAGATTAAACCTGCACCAATTCTAGAAATTCAGGATCTCAGTATCACTGTTCGAACTGGTACAAAAATTTTGGATTCCTTTAGCTGGACTTTTGAACGAGGCAAAATCTATTCTTTGATTGGCGAATCTGGAAGTGGTAAGACTAGTTTTGCTTTTTCTCTATTCGGAATCTTACCTAGACTTTCAAAAATTGATTATTCCAAATTCGACATTGGAGGAACTGATTGGAAGGTCTGGGAACAACGCGATTGGTTGAATCTTAGAGGCAAGAAGATTGCAATGATTCCTCAGAATCCAAATCTTGCTTTTCATCCCTATAGAACATTGGGAGACCAACTTATTGAATTCTTTGCGATTACCAATAATGACTATGCAAAACCTGATCGAATTATCGAAATTCTAGAGAATTTTGGACTTAGGTCCCCAGAACAAGCTTTTGACTCACTTCCATCTCGTCTGTCGGGAGGGGAAAAACAAAGAATCTGCATTGCAATGGTGCATTTTTCAGGTGCAGAGATTATTGTTGCAGACGAACCTACAACCGCTTTAGATCCCATCCAAACCAAAAAAATTATGCAGTTATTGTTAAGGCCAGTTAAAGAAGAAAATAGAACCTTGATATTGATTACTCATAATTTAAAATTAATGAATAAAATCGCCGATGAAGTTATGGTGATCAAAAATGGCAAAATGGTCGAAAAGAATATTAGATCATACGGTGAAATATTCTCGTTTAAATCTGAATATGCGCAGATGCTTATGGAAAATATTTAGTAGTTTGTTAGGTATAGTTTTTACATGCATGTAAGATTGTTCATCATTACGATTTTCTTTTTTCTGAATACATCTGCAGTCATATCCAAACCCACTTTCATTTTTGAAGGTATCGATAAGTCAAAATTTCCCGAAATAGAAATCCGTATTCGTGAGAATATGAAAACAGATTTAGGAATTTCCAATCTTGTGGTTGCAGAAGAAATGGATGGACTCAGAACAATTCCTATAGACTTAGAAATTCATCGAGATGCTGTCTCTGAACCGATCCAATTGGTTGTCAGTATCCAACCAACGGATTCCAAGGCAATCAACCAATGGAGCACCGATTTAGTCCTATCTCTTTCAACCGTCATTGAAAAAAAAGATCGCTTAGCTGTACATATCCAAGAAGATAAAAGATTTCTTTTCCTTGCAAATCAATCAACCGACTCATTGCAATCGGGTTTTATATTGCCTTCTGTTGAGACGTATTCCAAAACTCTGGAATCGATTTCATTTCTGCTAGATAAACTCAGCGTCTCGGAACGCAAACCTCCGTTTTTGTTGATAGTATTGCATTCAAGAAAAATTCCAGATCGAGACAACCTAATTGAACTTTCCAAAAAATCCAGAAGAATGGGAATACCAATTCATATTCTTGGATTCGATTCCTCAGAAACAAGAAAACTCACAGAATATACGGATGCGAATTTTTATTCCTTAGAAGATAAGAACTCCACCAAAAAACTATTCGAAGATATTCAACATTACAAAAAACCACCGTATCGAATCAAATACAGCTCTAGAAAAAAAATTCAGCTCTTTGATGAGAAAACAATCCAAGTCGATATTGGAATCTTGAATGTACAAAATTTAAGTACATCCTACCGAATCAATATAGTGACTCGTCTCGAAGACGCTCTTCGTGATCCTTCCATTTTTCTTCCAACTTCCATATTCTTTCTGTTAATCTGCATAACAGCCCTTTTCTTATTACCTAGAATTAGAGCATCGAGAAAGAATCGATCTTCAGAAATAGATTCACATAAAAAGACATCTGGCAATGGTCGAGATGAAGAATCTGTTTATGAACATATGTATGGTAAAAAAGAAGGTTCAGGGCAGACTTCGAGAAGTTTCGATGATGAATATTATGAATCTAGCATGGAAGAAGCATCTCACAATTCTTTAGCTATTCAGCTGAATGGCGAAGCCTATGAGCGAGCAATTTTGATTCAAAAGGAAGGTCCAAGTCCGGGCCGACAATTTAATATCAATCAATCGGAAACGATAATAGGTCGAAGCGAAACCTCAGATTTTGTGATATGGGACAATTCAGTGAGCCCACAACATGCAAAGATTCGAAGTATCGAAAAGCATTTCATTCTCTATGATTTGCTTTCTTCGCAGGGTATTTTTCTAAATGGAAAAAAATTGCTGAGACCAAAAGTCCTATTTGATTTCGATGAAATTAGAATAGGAAAGACTCTTTTGATATTTCGTGGCAAATAAAGTTGACAATATTAAATAAGCATTATATATTTAGTTATGATCGCAAAATCAATCGCAATTATTTATGTCACAATTTTCATTCTATTAGTATGTATATTTTCTTGTGGCGGTAATTCTGATGATTCGGACGACAACTCTGTTTTTGCTTTGTTACCTCAAGAATCTGGCGATGATGGACTCTGTACTGTAACAGGACTTAACTCACAATTCAAAGCAGGATTTACTCGGGCATCGACAGAGACTCAGAATGTTGCCTTGGCTAGAATAAATACAACTCGTTATGGCGTAATTCTTGTTAAGAATGCAAATATTGGTACGGTGCTAGAGATTACTGCGTCTATTGATCCAGATATTTATACTTCATCTACTTGTCCTCTCAATGTTCAGACAGATACAGCCGCGACAGCAAATACAGAATATACCCAAACTAATACTTCTGGAACAACAATTACTTTTATAAAATCTGGTAGCTATTTGGTTTATTTTTATTTATTGAACCAATCAGACGATTCCGCTTCGTTTACAGCAGTCTTATCAGGAACTCCAGTATCTACGGATGGAGCTTCAACTGGTGCAACAGACGATCTAACTTTCAACAAATCCTGTACTTCTTCTGGAGCCTGCTCAGAGATTTATGGAACTGAGACAGATTGCCTATCGGGTGAAACTGACGATACGGAAAAATGCTCAACAGACGATGTATTAGGAACCTGTAAACAACCCAAGACTGATGGATATAGATTATCTTTGTTCTACAATTCTTTTGTTGGCGGATCAACAATTGCAACAGCGGTCTGCTCTGGGCTTAGTGGCACTTATGTTTCTGGTTATTCTGCACCCTAATCTCCAAATCTAAGTTTACGATTTACGTCAATTTTCCGAACATGGCACAAGGAGCCATTTCACTTATGAAAACGATGTTTGAGAAAATCTGGGAAGATCACCTTGTCAAAGAGGATGGTGGGACGAGTCTTATTTATATAGATAGACATCTTATTCATGAAGTGACTAGTCCACAAGCCTTTGAGTCTTTGAGATTTACCAAACGCAAAGTGCGAAGGCCAGAAGCGACGATCGCAACTATGGATCACAATGTTTCAACTAGAACCAGAGATTATGATTCAGCTGATCCAATCTCAGCGATCCAGATGAGAACCCTTCAGAAAAATTGCGAAGAAAACGGAATTAAATTATACGACCTAAAACATCCTGATCAAGGCATCATCCATGTCATCGCTCCAGAGTTAGGAATAACGCAGCCTGGCATGACATTGGTCTGTGGTGATTCCCATACATCGACTCATGGAGCTTTTGGAGCCTTAGCATTTGGAATTGGAACATCCGAGGTGGAACATGTTTTGGCAACACAGACACTGGTTCAAAAGCAAGCAAAAACCATGGAGATTCGCATAGAAGGAAAGATCTCTGATAAAGTTACATCAAAAGATATAGTGCTCGCAATCATTGGAAAAATTGGAACTGACGGGGCGACCGGATATGTGATCGAATATACAGGAGACGGAATCCACTCATTATCTATGGAAGCAAGAATGACCATTTGCAATATGTCCATAGAAGCTGGCGCAAGAGCAGGACTTATTAGCCCAGACGAAATTACTTTTGAATATTTAAAAGGCAAAGATTTCTCTCCCAAAGGAGAAGAATGGGATAAAGCTGTAGAAAAATGGAAACATTATGTTACAGATCCAGGTGCAAAATTTGACAAAACAGTTATCCTTAAAGCAGAAGATATTGCGCCGATGGTAACATGGGGGACTTCTCCAGGTCAAGTGATTCCTGTAACCGAATCTGTTCCTGTAACGAGTTCAGAAAAAGATCCAACCCAGAAGAAGAGTTTAGAAAATTCTTTGAGCTATATGGGATTAGGTGGTGGAGAGAAAATTACTGATATTACAATCAATAAGGTTTTTATTGGATCCTGTACCAATTCAAGAATTGAAGATCTCAGACTGGCAGCATCAACTATCAAAGGGAAAAAAGTATCATCCAAAGTGGAAGCGATCGTTGTTCCCGGTTCAGGTCGAGTGAAAAGGGAAGCTGAGGCTGAAGGCTTAGATAAGATATTCATTGAAGCAGGATTTCAATGGAGAAATCCAGGCTGTTCCATGTGCCTTGCTATGAACGATGACTTTCTAAATCCAGGAGATCGTTGTGCTTCAACAAGCAATCGTAATTTTGAAGGTAGGCAAGGTAAGGGTGGACGTACGCATTTAGTGAGTCCATCCATGGCAGCAGCTGCTGCGGTCGAAGGGAAATTTGTTGATATCAGGAGCTGGAAATAATATGAATCCATTTACAAAACACGAAGGGCTGCCGGCAATTTTGGATCGCGCGAATGTTGATACCGATGCTATCATTCCGAAACAGTTTTTAAGGAAAATTGAAAGAACAGGGTTTGGAAAACATTTATTTCATGACTGGAGATTTCTAGATGATGCTGGTGAAAAGATCAATCCAGATTTTATCCTCAATCAATCCAGATATTTGGGTGCTTCCATATTGGTTGCTCGTGATAATTTTGGCTGTGGATCTTCACGAGAGCACGCTCCTTGGGCACTTGAAGATTTTGGATTCAAAGCTATGATCGCTCCTAGTTTTGCGGATATTTTTTACAATAATTGTTTCAAAAACGGAATGCTACCTGTAGTGCTTCAAACTTCCGAAGTAGATGAGATTTTTCAGTTCGTTGCAGGAAATGAAGGCAAAAAGATTACAGTAGATCTAGTAAATCAAGTTGTTGAAATTCCAAATGGTAAATCTTATAAATTCGAGGTAGATCCCGTTCGCAAAGAGAGTTTACTCAATGGTTGGGACGACATTGGATTAACAATGCGTTTTGAAGAAGATATAACTAAATTTGAAAATAAACAAAAAGCTACAATGCCCTGGCTCTACAGATCAGCAGTCTAAAAACAAAACAATAAGGATGAGACAATTATGAGAAATTTCAATAAAATTTTGGTTACACTAGTATTTGCCAGCGCAGTATTGTATGCTGCCGACCTTGGAATCAAGGATGTTAAAGTAGGCAAAGGCAAAGAAGCACTTCGAGGAACTCAAGTAACCGTGCACTATGTAGGTACACTGACCAATGGTCAGAAGTTTGACAGCTCAAGAGATAGAAATCGTCCTTTTACTTTTATCTTAGGCGAGAACCAAGTGATCCAAGGCTGGGAGAAAGGGATTTTAAAAATGCGAGAAGGCGGGGTTCGTAAGCTTACAATTCCTCCTCAAATGGGATATGGCGAAAGAGCTGTTGGCTCAATCCCGGCTAATTCAACCCTTTTGTTTGATGTAGAGTTATTAAAAGTAAACTAGAAATGATCGACCAGATTTCCAAATCAATCGATGAATTAGGTAACGGAATCATCAATGCCCTGAATGATATTCAAGGCATGTTTGGAAAGGAATTGAGTGTCGCAAACCCTGTAAAAAATAGTATCCTGGATTTGGTTGGAAATACTCCCATCATTCGATTGAACCAAATCGGGAGCCATATTCCTGGAATCAATTTTTATCTAAAAGCGGAATTCCAGAATCCAACTGGAAGCCTGCGAGATCGAAGCGCAATTGCGATGATCAGAGACGCAGAGAAACGCAATAAATTAAAAAAAAATGGTACCATTCTCACATCCGGAACCGGCTCTTCTTCCTTATCATTTTCCTGGGCAGGGAGAACTATGGGATACAAGATTAAATGTCTTGTATCAGAAGGCACGGATCAAGAGAAAATCCAGAAGCTAAGTCATTATGGAGCGGATGTAGAAGTTGTATCTGGGGACCCAAAAGACAGTATTCTTAAATATTCAGGAAATAGTAATTTCTGGTATCCGGATGAAAACTCTAATATGGCGAATCCTAATCATCATTTTGCGAGAACTGGTCCAGAAATCTATCGAGACCTTGGAGGAAAAGTTGACATCTTCGTAACAGGTGGTGGAACAGGAGCATCCGTTACAGGCATTGGAAGATTCTTTCGATCCATCAGACCAAAAACAAATACTCAAGTTGTATTGTCTGGATTTAAAAATAGCAATTTTGATTTATATTTTTCTACAACTAACAAAGAGAAAGTTCCCATTCCAGAAATTTTTGATCCATCCGTAGTCGCAGAGTTTATAGCTGTAACCAAAGAGGAAGCTTTACATTATCAATCTGATTTATTGATCAAAGAAGGTATTCCTGTTGGAATCACAACAGGAATGATACTATGTGCTGCTATCAGATACGCAGAGAAACTGGATGTAACTAGTATTCCAGAGCCAAGGAATTTAGTTATACTTTGTCCTGATCGAGAATAAAGGTTTTGGTTTAACTTAAGAAAATAATGCCTTAATATCCTGGATAGATTCTCTTGCTTTGATCTCTCCAAATTCCATAAATTCTCGACCGCGATAGAATTCAAACCAAGACGAATTCTCAAGAATCGGATTTAAATAAACGTCAGCTTCTTGAGCAGAGTATTTTCCAATACGATACTGTAATGAATATAAACTGTTCACAATAATATCGATGATAGATGGATTTTTATCATTAGATTTGACTTCAATTTTAGATGATGGCATTGAATTGACAGCTACAATGCGATTGATTCCCTCTTTGGTTAGCGAAGAAACAGGTAATGGATTTACAATTCCACCATCGACGAGAACTCTTCCATCAGCCAAATGAATTGGCGAAAACACGCCTGGTATGGCTACGCTTGCCATTATGGCATCCACTAAGTTACCTGAGGATAGCTCAACCTCTGTCCTCGTAATAATATCGCAGGCAATTAACTTGAGTGGAATTTTGAGATCAGAAAATTGTAAACCTGATAAATGTTTTTCCAATAATGAACGAATATTTCTTCCTGAGAATAATCCCTTGTGAAAGGAAAAATCTATAAATCGAAAAAATTTAAAAACCGAATCGAATTCCGCGATCACTTCCAATAAAACATCCCAAGATATGCCAGCAGCCCAATATGCTCCAATCACTGCTCCGATACTCGTTCCGGAAATCATATCAAATTCTAATCCTTCTTCTTGACAGACTTTTAAAATTCCAATCTGCGAAAGTCCAAGAGCTGCTCCTCCACCCAATGCAATACCGACTCTACGACCTGTCACTTTTCTAGAAATCGATTTTATTGTTTCGGGTTGTATAGATTCAATTGCATTGATTTCTATAGCTGGATATTCATCTATCAATTTCTGGATATCTGATTTTAATAGAACCTCTTTTTTATAATACAATATATCAGTCATAGACAGAAGCAGACGCCTAACTTCTGGAAGACTATCAGATACATCTAGGAATAAAAAATCAAAGTTTGCCATATAGCGTTCGAGAATTTCTCGAATTTTAGGTTTAGAAATTATTTGATAAACTTTCTCATAAGGATGATTGCTTTCTTTTTTGCCTTTTTGAAATTTCAATAGAACGGGTTTTTTCCCGGAAAGGATTTCGGTTTGCTCTAGTATTTGATCCAAAAAATCATCGGGATTAGTTTGGTCACCCCAGTATGCAAAAATTGTATTTCGAATATCGTCTTTTTCGCCAAGGATCTCTTTTCGCAAAATCAAGGATAGAATTCTTGCAAATGCCATACCAAGATTCGGAATATCCTGCAAGACCTTTCGAAAATCTTTTGCGTTCATCCGAAGAAGGCGTGTGTCTTCTAGGCATTTCGCCGTGCTAGAATGAGGCTGATTGGTTAGAAGAGAAATGAGTCCAAAGTAATCTCCTTTTCGAAGGATTTCCAAAATCTCAAAAGATTTATCTTTTTTAGATTTGTAAACCTCTACCATACCAGTAGCGATTGCGTAAAAATAAGGATTTCCTTTTCCTTCTTCGAAAACGAAATCACCTTTTTTTAAATCAAGAATTTGGATTTTCTCGGCAACAGATTCTATCTCTTCAGGCTGTAAGTTCCTAAAAATCGGAATCCCTTCTACTAAGTAAAATTTCCCAAGCGAGTCTTGCTTTTTCATCAATAGGAATAGATTTCCAAATCAATCTTTCCAATCCAGAA of Leptospira sp. GIMC2001 contains these proteins:
- a CDS encoding ATP-binding cassette domain-containing protein — translated: MTSTEIKPAPILEIQDLSITVRTGTKILDSFSWTFERGKIYSLIGESGSGKTSFAFSLFGILPRLSKIDYSKFDIGGTDWKVWEQRDWLNLRGKKIAMIPQNPNLAFHPYRTLGDQLIEFFAITNNDYAKPDRIIEILENFGLRSPEQAFDSLPSRLSGGEKQRICIAMVHFSGAEIIVADEPTTALDPIQTKKIMQLLLRPVKEENRTLILITHNLKLMNKIADEVMVIKNGKMVEKNIRSYGEIFSFKSEYAQMLMENI
- a CDS encoding patatin-like phospholipase family protein — its product is MKKQDSLGKFYLVEGIPIFRNLQPEEIESVAEKIQILDLKKGDFVFEEGKGNPYFYAIATGMVEVYKSKKDKSFEILEILRKGDYFGLISLLTNQPHSSTAKCLEDTRLLRMNAKDFRKVLQDIPNLGMAFARILSLILRKEILGEKDDIRNTIFAYWGDQTNPDDFLDQILEQTEILSGKKPVLLKFQKGKKESNHPYEKVYQIISKPKIREILERYMANFDFLFLDVSDSLPEVRRLLLSMTDILYYKKEVLLKSDIQKLIDEYPAIEINAIESIQPETIKSISRKVTGRRVGIALGGGAALGLSQIGILKVCQEEGLEFDMISGTSIGAVIGAYWAAGISWDVLLEVIAEFDSVFKFFRFIDFSFHKGLFSGRNIRSLLEKHLSGLQFSDLKIPLKLIACDIITRTEVELSSGNLVDAIMASVAIPGVFSPIHLADGRVLVDGGIVNPLPVSSLTKEGINRIVAVNSMPSSKIEVKSNDKNPSIIDIIVNSLYSLQYRIGKYSAQEADVYLNPILENSSWFEFYRGREFMEFGEIKARESIQDIKALFS
- a CDS encoding FHA domain-containing protein, with amino-acid sequence MHVRLFIITIFFFLNTSAVISKPTFIFEGIDKSKFPEIEIRIRENMKTDLGISNLVVAEEMDGLRTIPIDLEIHRDAVSEPIQLVVSIQPTDSKAINQWSTDLVLSLSTVIEKKDRLAVHIQEDKRFLFLANQSTDSLQSGFILPSVETYSKTLESISFLLDKLSVSERKPPFLLIVLHSRKIPDRDNLIELSKKSRRMGIPIHILGFDSSETRKLTEYTDANFYSLEDKNSTKKLFEDIQHYKKPPYRIKYSSRKKIQLFDEKTIQVDIGILNVQNLSTSYRINIVTRLEDALRDPSIFLPTSIFFLLICITALFLLPRIRASRKNRSSEIDSHKKTSGNGRDEESVYEHMYGKKEGSGQTSRSFDDEYYESSMEEASHNSLAIQLNGEAYERAILIQKEGPSPGRQFNINQSETIIGRSETSDFVIWDNSVSPQHAKIRSIEKHFILYDLLSSQGIFLNGKKLLRPKVLFDFDEIRIGKTLLIFRGK
- a CDS encoding PLP-dependent cysteine synthase family protein; translated protein: MIDQISKSIDELGNGIINALNDIQGMFGKELSVANPVKNSILDLVGNTPIIRLNQIGSHIPGINFYLKAEFQNPTGSLRDRSAIAMIRDAEKRNKLKKNGTILTSGTGSSSLSFSWAGRTMGYKIKCLVSEGTDQEKIQKLSHYGADVEVVSGDPKDSILKYSGNSNFWYPDENSNMANPNHHFARTGPEIYRDLGGKVDIFVTGGGTGASVTGIGRFFRSIRPKTNTQVVLSGFKNSNFDLYFSTTNKEKVPIPEIFDPSVVAEFIAVTKEEALHYQSDLLIKEGIPVGITTGMILCAAIRYAEKLDVTSIPEPRNLVILCPDRE
- the leuD gene encoding 3-isopropylmalate dehydratase small subunit, whose protein sequence is MNPFTKHEGLPAILDRANVDTDAIIPKQFLRKIERTGFGKHLFHDWRFLDDAGEKINPDFILNQSRYLGASILVARDNFGCGSSREHAPWALEDFGFKAMIAPSFADIFYNNCFKNGMLPVVLQTSEVDEIFQFVAGNEGKKITVDLVNQVVEIPNGKSYKFEVDPVRKESLLNGWDDIGLTMRFEEDITKFENKQKATMPWLYRSAV
- a CDS encoding FKBP-type peptidyl-prolyl cis-trans isomerase; translation: MRNFNKILVTLVFASAVLYAADLGIKDVKVGKGKEALRGTQVTVHYVGTLTNGQKFDSSRDRNRPFTFILGENQVIQGWEKGILKMREGGVRKLTIPPQMGYGERAVGSIPANSTLLFDVELLKVN
- the leuC gene encoding 3-isopropylmalate dehydratase large subunit, with protein sequence MKTMFEKIWEDHLVKEDGGTSLIYIDRHLIHEVTSPQAFESLRFTKRKVRRPEATIATMDHNVSTRTRDYDSADPISAIQMRTLQKNCEENGIKLYDLKHPDQGIIHVIAPELGITQPGMTLVCGDSHTSTHGAFGALAFGIGTSEVEHVLATQTLVQKQAKTMEIRIEGKISDKVTSKDIVLAIIGKIGTDGATGYVIEYTGDGIHSLSMEARMTICNMSIEAGARAGLISPDEITFEYLKGKDFSPKGEEWDKAVEKWKHYVTDPGAKFDKTVILKAEDIAPMVTWGTSPGQVIPVTESVPVTSSEKDPTQKKSLENSLSYMGLGGGEKITDITINKVFIGSCTNSRIEDLRLAASTIKGKKVSSKVEAIVVPGSGRVKREAEAEGLDKIFIEAGFQWRNPGCSMCLAMNDDFLNPGDRCASTSNRNFEGRQGKGGRTHLVSPSMAAAAAVEGKFVDIRSWK